A DNA window from Deinococcus sedimenti contains the following coding sequences:
- a CDS encoding V-type ATP synthase subunit I translates to MINPMQQVVIATRKRDSEAVITALQDAGVLHLKPITGGPLSTGSLAGADAQSRREDERLLARAESTLAELGSYRPAPVSLPAADSWADLIEQAAQPTAALARQRQDLQADLDAESAYGDAVRALGRMAGTLDRSQRVALLPFVLQPADNLGELDAALKAELADRYVLATETVGQNRVGLIATRRSERDVARAALGKVRLGELRLPGRFDGMPLSEAAAEMDRVARAGSAGLGQLNSERDRLAQAHAPALYAIRDALKDRVAVHDVRAVSARGKYSLALQGYVPEDRIAALKSALDRFGSAVNYELHAADDHHDHLVPVELKNNGYVKPFQTVMGLMTPPKYGTFDPTWVVALFFPLFFGIIMADIGYGLLFLWFGMWLLGKAKRNEGWDLSFFGAYVPPATLRDLGFVTNVMAAWTILWGVLTGEFFGTFLEHLHVFYINPELLNSLWSWTGVRYPIEEGVKHYGLIPIVFPRLETGYFSNVALVFALCFGILQVLWGWAIRVQQGVKHKDPVHTWEGIALFGGVGALILMAFATKAGKDFSAFTNFSDPRVLLMYVGFAAFVVGWLRVIKHYPLLPIELLSQGGAVVSYARIFAVGLVSAILAKLCTDLGWSLYENIGFLGIIIGILLGVVLHFLVLALTLIGHVLQPLRLHMVEFLNPTGFNADSSPRYNPLRRLSPAQGQVK, encoded by the coding sequence GTGATCAACCCCATGCAGCAGGTCGTGATCGCCACGCGCAAACGCGACAGTGAAGCGGTCATTACGGCGCTGCAGGACGCGGGGGTGCTGCACCTCAAGCCCATCACGGGCGGCCCGCTGAGCACCGGCAGCCTCGCCGGCGCCGACGCCCAGAGCCGCCGCGAGGACGAGCGTCTGCTCGCCCGCGCGGAAAGCACCCTCGCGGAACTCGGCAGTTACCGACCCGCGCCCGTCTCCCTTCCCGCTGCGGACAGCTGGGCCGACCTGATCGAACAGGCCGCGCAGCCCACCGCCGCCCTGGCCCGTCAACGTCAGGACCTCCAGGCCGACCTGGACGCCGAGAGCGCCTACGGCGACGCCGTGCGCGCCCTGGGCCGCATGGCCGGCACCCTGGACCGCAGCCAGCGCGTGGCCCTGCTGCCCTTCGTGCTGCAGCCCGCCGACAACCTCGGCGAACTGGACGCCGCGCTGAAGGCCGAACTGGCCGACCGCTACGTCCTGGCCACCGAGACCGTTGGGCAGAACCGCGTCGGACTGATCGCTACCCGCCGCAGCGAACGCGACGTCGCGCGCGCCGCGCTGGGCAAGGTCCGTCTGGGCGAACTGCGCCTGCCGGGCCGCTTCGACGGCATGCCGCTGAGTGAAGCCGCTGCCGAGATGGACCGCGTAGCCCGCGCCGGCAGCGCCGGACTCGGGCAGCTGAACAGCGAACGCGACCGCCTGGCCCAGGCGCACGCTCCCGCGCTGTACGCCATCCGCGACGCCCTGAAAGACCGCGTGGCCGTCCATGACGTCCGGGCGGTGTCGGCACGCGGCAAGTACAGCCTCGCGCTGCAGGGCTACGTGCCCGAGGACCGGATCGCGGCCCTCAAGAGCGCCCTGGACCGCTTCGGCAGCGCCGTGAACTACGAACTTCACGCTGCCGACGACCACCACGACCACCTCGTGCCGGTCGAACTGAAGAACAACGGGTACGTCAAGCCCTTCCAGACCGTGATGGGCCTCATGACGCCGCCCAAGTACGGCACCTTCGACCCCACCTGGGTCGTGGCGCTGTTCTTCCCGCTGTTCTTCGGGATCATCATGGCCGACATCGGCTACGGCCTGCTGTTCCTGTGGTTCGGCATGTGGCTGCTCGGCAAGGCCAAACGCAACGAGGGCTGGGATCTCAGCTTCTTCGGCGCGTACGTGCCCCCCGCGACCCTGCGCGACCTGGGCTTCGTGACGAACGTCATGGCCGCCTGGACCATCCTGTGGGGCGTCCTGACCGGCGAGTTCTTCGGGACCTTCCTGGAGCACCTGCACGTCTTCTACATCAACCCGGAGCTGCTGAACAGCCTCTGGAGCTGGACCGGCGTCCGCTACCCGATCGAGGAAGGCGTCAAGCACTACGGCCTGATCCCGATCGTCTTCCCGCGCCTGGAAACCGGGTACTTCAGCAACGTCGCGCTGGTCTTCGCGCTGTGCTTCGGCATCCTGCAGGTTCTGTGGGGCTGGGCCATCCGCGTGCAGCAGGGCGTCAAGCACAAGGACCCCGTCCACACCTGGGAAGGCATCGCGCTGTTCGGCGGCGTCGGGGCCCTGATCCTGATGGCCTTCGCCACCAAGGCGGGCAAGGACTTCAGCGCCTTCACGAACTTCAGCGACCCCCGCGTGCTGCTCATGTACGTCGGATTCGCCGCGTTCGTGGTCGGCTGGCTGCGCGTCATCAAGCACTATCCGCTGCTGCCCATCGAACTGCTCTCTCAGGGCGGCGCGGTCGTCAGCTACGCCCGTATCTTCGCCGTGGGCCTCGTCTCCGCGATTCTCGCCAAGCTCTGCACCGACCTCGGCTGGAGTCTGTACGAGAACATCGGGTTCCTCGGCATCATCATCGGCATCCTGCTGGGCGTGGTCCTGCACTTCCTGGTGCTGGCACTGACCCTGATCGGCCACGTGCTGCAGCCGCTGCGTCTTCACATGGTGGAGTTCCTCAACCCCACCGGATTCAACGCCGACTCCAGCCCCCGCTACAACCCCCTTCGCCGCCTCAGCCCCGCCCAGGGGCAGGTTAAATAA
- a CDS encoding V-type ATP synthase subunit F: MTQPNTQRVAVLSDAETATGYRLAGAAVIEATPDTALATLERLITEGQYGLVAVDTGLIPDPATATARVMRGRDLPILLPIPSLRDAFNPDTVDAKAYMGKLVRDTIGFDIKL, encoded by the coding sequence ATGACCCAGCCCAACACGCAACGCGTCGCGGTGCTGAGTGACGCCGAGACCGCCACCGGCTACCGCCTCGCCGGAGCCGCCGTGATCGAGGCCACCCCCGACACGGCCCTCGCCACCCTGGAACGCCTGATCACCGAAGGTCAGTACGGCCTCGTCGCCGTCGACACCGGCCTGATCCCGGACCCGGCCACCGCCACCGCCCGCGTCATGCGCGGCCGGGACCTGCCGATCCTGCTGCCCATCCCCAGCCTGCGCGACGCGTTCAACCCGGACACCGTCGACGCGAAGGCCTACATGGGCAAACTGGTGCGCGACACCATCGGCTTCGATATCAAACTGTAA
- a CDS encoding V-type ATP synthase subunit E: MALDKLLENEAQQDIERIRAEAQGRAEQIVAQAHEQAQALIDSRTRQLEGARQAELVRARSAADLDSSAQRLAAADSLQSQAFTVSEQYLHAVTTTAEYPMIVAKLLQEALQVLPDAEAVEAAPAEHDAVRQALAQLGRHLDVRANEQIKTGVRLVGKGGKASIQNTLVGRLNRVRGDLAPQISRLLAE; this comes from the coding sequence ATGGCGCTCGACAAGCTCCTCGAGAACGAAGCCCAACAGGACATCGAGCGCATCCGCGCCGAAGCCCAGGGCCGCGCCGAGCAGATCGTCGCCCAGGCCCACGAACAGGCCCAGGCCCTGATCGACTCCCGCACCCGCCAGCTGGAAGGCGCGCGTCAGGCCGAACTGGTCCGCGCCCGCAGCGCCGCTGACCTCGACAGCAGCGCCCAGCGTCTCGCCGCCGCCGACAGCCTCCAGTCGCAGGCGTTCACGGTCTCCGAGCAGTACCTGCACGCCGTGACCACCACCGCCGAGTACCCCATGATCGTCGCCAAGCTCCTGCAGGAAGCCCTGCAGGTGCTGCCCGACGCCGAAGCGGTCGAGGCGGCCCCCGCCGAGCACGACGCCGTCCGTCAGGCCCTGGCCCAGCTGGGCCGCCACCTCGACGTGCGCGCCAACGAGCAGATCAAGACCGGCGTGCGCCTGGTCGGCAAGGGCGGCAAGGCCAGCATTCAGAACACGCTCGTGGGTCGACTGAACCGCGTGCGCGGCGACCTCGCCCCGCAGATCAGCCGACTGCTGGCCGAGTAA
- a CDS encoding ATP synthase subunit K codes for MTKYNKIVLASLAFALVSTGLAAEAGAANNDGLYQGLRAVGAGLALGLGAIGTGIAQARIGSSLVGAVAEDPSKAGSLLLYFLLPETLVIFGFLALFILN; via the coding sequence ATGACCAAGTACAACAAGATCGTCCTCGCCTCCCTCGCCTTCGCCCTCGTCAGCACCGGCCTCGCCGCTGAAGCCGGCGCCGCCAACAACGACGGTCTGTACCAGGGTCTGCGCGCCGTCGGCGCCGGCCTGGCCCTGGGCCTCGGCGCCATCGGCACCGGCATCGCCCAGGCCCGCATCGGCTCCAGCCTGGTCGGCGCCGTCGCCGAGGACCCCAGCAAGGCCGGCAGCCTGCTGCTGTACTTCCTGCTGCCCGAAACCCTCGTGATCTTCGGCTTCCTCGCGCTGTTCATCCTGAACTGA
- a CDS encoding V0D/AC39 family V-type ATPase subunit produces MPDDYAYINTRVRIMRTKLLDGRSLDSALAAGSYQEFLRVLTETDLAANLRDTTTEQAGLAELDQALSRNLFDTARKVLSFADGDAKREIQALLMKWDLVNLKTVARGIITGRGTDAILANLIPGGTLKPAALQAAAQSTDLSGAAAAIALSGHPLAAAMRAAVQAYASSNRMLDLEVALDQGYYRHALSVARNTSLRRYLSREIDITNALIARAGAGQPLDSSLFVAGGKLDAAGYARLSGGDAGGLSDVSAILDAPGLEDAEVAARTALDTATRNVAAGDPEGVGVILDFLRRKEIEIAKLRLIGRGKFYDLPTDQIRREVQA; encoded by the coding sequence ATGCCCGACGACTACGCTTACATCAACACGCGCGTCCGCATCATGCGGACCAAACTGCTCGACGGACGCTCGCTTGACTCGGCGCTCGCCGCGGGCAGCTACCAGGAGTTCCTGCGGGTCCTGACCGAAACGGACCTCGCCGCGAACCTGCGCGACACCACCACCGAGCAGGCGGGCCTCGCCGAACTGGACCAGGCCTTGAGCCGCAACCTGTTCGACACCGCCCGCAAGGTCCTGAGCTTCGCCGACGGCGACGCCAAACGCGAAATCCAGGCCCTGCTCATGAAATGGGACCTCGTGAACCTCAAGACCGTCGCCCGTGGCATTATCACCGGCCGCGGCACCGACGCGATCCTGGCGAACCTGATCCCCGGCGGCACCCTGAAACCCGCCGCGCTGCAGGCCGCCGCACAGAGCACCGACCTGTCCGGCGCGGCGGCCGCCATCGCCCTGAGCGGCCACCCGCTGGCCGCCGCGATGCGCGCCGCCGTCCAGGCCTACGCCAGCAGCAACCGCATGCTGGACCTGGAAGTCGCGCTCGACCAGGGCTACTACCGTCACGCGCTGAGCGTGGCCCGCAACACCAGCCTGCGCCGCTACCTCAGCCGCGAGATCGACATCACCAACGCCCTGATCGCCCGCGCAGGCGCCGGACAGCCCCTGGACTCCAGTCTGTTCGTCGCCGGCGGCAAGCTCGACGCGGCCGGATACGCCCGCCTGAGCGGCGGCGACGCCGGCGGCCTGAGTGACGTCAGCGCGATCCTCGACGCCCCCGGCCTCGAAGACGCCGAGGTCGCCGCCCGCACCGCCCTGGACACCGCCACCCGCAACGTCGCGGCCGGTGACCCGGAAGGTGTCGGCGTGATCCTGGACTTCCTGCGCCGCAAGGAAATCGAGATCGCCAAACTCCGCCTGATCGGGCGTGGCAAGTTCTACGACCTGCCCACCGACCAGATCCGCCGCGAGGTGCAGGCATGA
- a CDS encoding ammonium transporter → MRRTWPLLTLLGGNAAAQTPTFSGADTAFILLCSALVLLMTPGLAIFYGGLVRAGSVLNTMMMSFAALGIASVAWVAVGYTLAFGPGGNALIGGLSHAGLGNMAGELTGTIPTPLFAVFQILFAVITLAVVSGSVVERMRFPAFVLFGTLWVLLIYAPLAHWVWSSDGWLFKLGLLDFAGGTVVEVASGVSGLVAALVLGPRLGFPRMVSVPHNVPLVLLGTGLLWFGWLGFNAGSALAAGQTAAYALLNTNTAAAAALLVWLLWDQLRGGKPTAIGAATGAVVGLVAITPACGFVTPGGALLIGAVASTVSWFLVANKHRLLPDDALDVFACHGTAGIVGTLLTGVLASPAINPAGTGLLAGNPAQVGKQLIGVLAAAALAGAGTFVLLKLTALITPLRLTQQQEVRGVDLSEHQEEGYQEAQSPLAAPVFVGND, encoded by the coding sequence ATGCGCCGCACGTGGCCCCTCCTGACTCTGCTGGGCGGCAACGCCGCCGCGCAGACCCCCACCTTCAGCGGCGCCGACACGGCCTTCATCCTGCTGTGCTCGGCCCTAGTCCTGCTGATGACCCCCGGCCTCGCCATCTTCTACGGCGGCCTGGTCCGCGCGGGCAGCGTCCTGAACACCATGATGATGAGCTTCGCCGCGCTGGGCATCGCCAGCGTTGCCTGGGTCGCCGTCGGCTACACCCTGGCCTTCGGCCCCGGCGGGAACGCCCTAATCGGCGGCCTGAGCCACGCGGGCCTGGGGAACATGGCCGGTGAACTGACCGGCACCATCCCCACCCCGCTGTTCGCGGTCTTCCAGATCCTCTTCGCGGTCATCACCCTGGCGGTCGTCAGCGGCAGCGTCGTCGAGCGCATGCGCTTCCCGGCGTTCGTGCTGTTCGGAACGCTGTGGGTGCTGCTGATCTACGCCCCGCTGGCCCACTGGGTCTGGAGCAGTGACGGCTGGCTGTTCAAGCTGGGCCTGCTGGACTTCGCGGGCGGCACCGTCGTCGAGGTCGCGTCCGGCGTCAGCGGTCTCGTCGCCGCGCTGGTCCTCGGGCCGCGCCTGGGCTTCCCGCGCATGGTCAGTGTGCCGCACAACGTCCCGCTGGTGCTGCTGGGCACCGGCCTGCTGTGGTTCGGCTGGCTGGGCTTCAACGCGGGCAGCGCCCTGGCCGCCGGGCAGACCGCCGCGTACGCCCTGCTGAACACCAACACCGCCGCCGCCGCCGCGCTGCTCGTGTGGCTGCTGTGGGACCAGCTGCGCGGCGGGAAACCCACCGCCATCGGCGCCGCGACCGGCGCGGTCGTCGGGCTGGTCGCCATCACGCCCGCCTGCGGCTTCGTCACGCCCGGCGGCGCGCTGCTGATCGGCGCGGTCGCCAGCACCGTCTCGTGGTTCCTGGTCGCCAACAAGCACCGCCTGCTGCCCGACGACGCGCTGGACGTCTTCGCCTGCCACGGCACCGCCGGGATCGTGGGCACGCTCCTGACCGGCGTGCTCGCCAGCCCGGCCATCAACCCCGCCGGGACGGGCCTGCTCGCCGGGAACCCCGCGCAGGTCGGCAAGCAGCTGATCGGCGTGCTGGCCGCCGCGGCCCTGGCGGGCGCCGGCACCTTCGTCCTGCTGAAACTCACGGCGCTCATCACCCCGCTGCGCCTGACCCAGCAGCAGGAGGTGCGCGGGGTGGACCTCAGCGAACACCAGGAAGAGGGGTACCAGGAAGCGCAGAGCCCGCTGGCCGCCCCGGTGTTCGTCGGGAACGACTGA
- a CDS encoding V-type ATPase subunit subunit G family protein — translation MDVSSRVLSELASREAALDAQIETARAQAQETIDAAQAQAASILRDAQNRVKAMQAQQDQQLSRDVQQVREDASVSAQTQAQTIRARAQAKLDEAVDTIMRAVLP, via the coding sequence TTGGACGTCTCAAGTCGAGTCTTAAGTGAACTGGCCAGCCGCGAGGCGGCGCTGGACGCGCAGATCGAAACGGCCCGCGCGCAGGCGCAGGAAACGATCGACGCTGCCCAGGCGCAGGCCGCGAGCATCCTCCGCGACGCGCAGAACCGCGTGAAAGCCATGCAGGCCCAGCAGGACCAGCAGCTGTCACGCGACGTGCAGCAGGTCCGCGAGGATGCCAGCGTCTCGGCCCAGACGCAGGCCCAGACGATCCGCGCCCGCGCCCAGGCGAAACTGGATGAGGCCGTGGACACCATCATGAGGGCGGTGCTCCCGTGA